The DNA window CACCGCGCGTTTGTTACTGAACAACGTGCGTTACGAAGTGCTGGGCGAGGAAGTGACGCAACAGGCGATGCATACGCAGTATCAGGACTATTTCCCGGCATTCATCAAACGCGGTATCGAAGCCGAGCTGCTCGATCCGCGTCTGGCGCAGTTCGATCTGAAGCGCTTGGCCGAAGCGCTGGATGCCGATCGCGATTTGCAGTTCGATTACCTTGGTTTGCAAACGCTGTACGACCGCTATTTCCTGCACGTCAAAGAACGCCGCATCGAATTGCCGCAAGCCTTCTTCATGCGCGTGGCGATGGGACTGGCGTTGAACGAGATCGACCGCGAAGCGCGCGCCATCGAGTTTTATCACGTGCTGTCGAGTTTCGATTTCATGAGCTCGACACCGACACTGTTCAATTCCGGCACCTGCCGCTCGCAATTGTCGTCGTGCTACCTGACCACCGTACCGGACGATCTCGACGGCATTTACGAAGCGATCAAGGAAAACGCGTTACTGGCGAAATACGCCGGCGGACTGGGCAACGATTGGACGCCGGTGCGGGCCATGGGTGCGCGCATCAAAGGGACCAACGGCAAATCGCAAGGCGTGGTGCCGTTCCTGAAAGTGGTGTCCGATACCGCCGTGGCGGTCAACCAGGGCGGCAAACGCAAAGGCGCGGTATGCGCGTACCTGGAATGCTGGCATCTGGACGTTGAAGAATTTCTGGAGTTGCGCAAAAACACCGGCGACGACCGCCGCCGCACGCACGACATGAACACCGCGACGTGGATTCCCGATCTGTTCATGAAACGCGTCATGGACGGCAGTGATTGGACATTGTTTTCGCCGTCGGATGTACCCGATTTGCACGAGAAATTCGGCCAGCAGTTCGAGCAGGCGTATCTTGGGTACGAAGCGAAAGTCGAACGCGGCGAATTGACGCTGTACAAAAAAATCCCGGCGGTGCAGTTGTGGCGCAAGATGCTGAGCATGTTGTTCGAAACCGGGCATCCGTGGATCACGTTCAAGGATCCGTGCAACGTGCGTTCGCCGCAGAATCATATCGGCGTGGTGCACAGCTCTAATTTGTGCACGGAAATCACGCTGAACACCAACGATAAGGAAATCGCCGTGTGCAATCTCGGTTCGGTCAATCTGGTCGCGCATCTGAAAGACGGCGCGCTCGATCTGGATAAACTGAAACGCACCGTGCGTATTGCGATGCGCATGCTCGACAACGTCATCGACATCAATTTCTACGCCGTAGCCAAAGCGCGTAACGCCAACCTCAAGCACCGCCCGGTCGGATTGGGCATCATGGGATTCCAGGATTGCTTGCATCAATTGGGTATTCCGTACAGCTCGCAAGAAGCGGTGGAATTCGCCGACCGCTCGATGGAAGCGGTGGCTTATCACGCGTACTGGGCATCGACCGAACTGGCGGAAGAGCGCGGTTGCTACAGCAGCTACAAAGGCAGTCTGTGGGATCGCGGCATTCTGCCGCACGACACGCTGGAAGTGCTGCGGCAGGAACGCGGCGGCTTCGTCGAAGCGGATTTATCCGCCACGCTGGATTGGGACGCGCTGCGCGCGCGCATCAAGCAGTACGGCATGCGCAATTCCAACTGTCTGGCGATTGCGCCAACCGCGACGATTTCCAACATCGTCGGCGTTTCCGCCAGTATCGAGCCGACCTATCAGAATCTGTACGTCAAATCGAACTTGTCGGGCGAATTCACCATCGCCAACAAATCGCTGGTCAACGATCTGAAAAAACTCAATCTGTGGGACGAAGTGATGATTTCGGATTTGAAATACTTCGACGGTGCGATCAGCAAAATCGACCGCATTCCGGACCATATCCGTGCCTTGTACGCCACTGCGTTTGAAATGGACCCGCTCTGGCTGATCGAAGCGGGCGCGCGGCGGCAGAAGTGGATCGACCAATCGCAATCGCTGAATATTTACATGGGCGGCGTATCCGGTAAAAAACTGGATGAGACGTACAAACTGGCGTGGTTGCGCGGTTTGAAAACGACGTATTACTTGCGTTCGATGGGCGCCACGGCGGCGGAAAAATCCACGGTGCGCGCCGGTTCGCTGAATGCCGTGCCTGCCGATGGCGGTATCGTTAAGGCGGCGGTGGAAGTGTCGACGGTCGAGATCAAGTACTGCGCCATCGACGATGAGAGCTGCGAATCTTGCCAGTAAGTAGCAACAAGGAAACGCTGAATTAATCGATGTTTCGCCAGTAATCGAAACACAAAGATAATCGAAATATAAAGGAATTCATTATGCTG is part of the Gammaproteobacteria bacterium genome and encodes:
- a CDS encoding ribonucleoside-diphosphate reductase subunit alpha; translation: MQLATEHTHLKPVSGSQGFMDTPTQNSLFSSHKVIRRNGAVVSFEPGKISVAMTKAFIAVDGGQGAASVRVREVVAGLTNDVVNALLRRQPDGGTFHIEDIQDQVELALMRSGQHDVARAYVLYREARSRERAKQKQSAEAVAETLTVTDNGQRVPLDVAKLTALIESSCAGLGNTVDPGLILKATLKDLYDGVSLDEVRKSVVLSARVLIEKDPAYSYVTARLLLNNVRYEVLGEEVTQQAMHTQYQDYFPAFIKRGIEAELLDPRLAQFDLKRLAEALDADRDLQFDYLGLQTLYDRYFLHVKERRIELPQAFFMRVAMGLALNEIDREARAIEFYHVLSSFDFMSSTPTLFNSGTCRSQLSSCYLTTVPDDLDGIYEAIKENALLAKYAGGLGNDWTPVRAMGARIKGTNGKSQGVVPFLKVVSDTAVAVNQGGKRKGAVCAYLECWHLDVEEFLELRKNTGDDRRRTHDMNTATWIPDLFMKRVMDGSDWTLFSPSDVPDLHEKFGQQFEQAYLGYEAKVERGELTLYKKIPAVQLWRKMLSMLFETGHPWITFKDPCNVRSPQNHIGVVHSSNLCTEITLNTNDKEIAVCNLGSVNLVAHLKDGALDLDKLKRTVRIAMRMLDNVIDINFYAVAKARNANLKHRPVGLGIMGFQDCLHQLGIPYSSQEAVEFADRSMEAVAYHAYWASTELAEERGCYSSYKGSLWDRGILPHDTLEVLRQERGGFVEADLSATLDWDALRARIKQYGMRNSNCLAIAPTATISNIVGVSASIEPTYQNLYVKSNLSGEFTIANKSLVNDLKKLNLWDEVMISDLKYFDGAISKIDRIPDHIRALYATAFEMDPLWLIEAGARRQKWIDQSQSLNIYMGGVSGKKLDETYKLAWLRGLKTTYYLRSMGATAAEKSTVRAGSLNAVPADGGIVKAAVEVSTVEIKYCAIDDESCESCQ